The following proteins come from a genomic window of Brevibacillus antibioticus:
- a CDS encoding FdhF/YdeP family oxidoreductase, translated as MGKTKHGGPIKLDTSWKPSLWASLMPMGLGKIKPHHIRDTMKVAYDNRDNLGYAYRILTQGVCDGCALGVSGLYDQTLTGPHLCTTRLNVLRLNTMPAMDAKWFEDVNALRKLSSEELRKLGRIPYPLSRKPGENKFTRISWDEALNRIARKIKNISPKQLAFFLTARGITNEVYYTAAKMARFLGTNNIDNASRICHSPSKTALKRSVGIGASSCNYQDWIGTDVLVFWGSVPGNNQPVSTKYMYAAKKAGTKIILINPYREPAMEKYWIPSVPDSALFGTKIADDFYQVNIGGDIAFMNGVMKIWFEMEEAKPGSAINHEFIKEHANGIEELRKHVMNESWEKIEESSGLSRERIKEFAELLAHSKNGVFVWSMGLTQHKFGTDNISQVANLAILRGFLGRKHTGLMPIRGHSGVQGSGEMGADPFSLPGGDFEEKSWNRIEKLWNFPIPKWQGDIVGISLENAVLPDGHERKTRLFYTSGGNFLETMPDPDFMQKCLESIEVRVHQDIIFNTSTLVDAKEEVIVLPAMTRYEQPGGGTSTSTERMVYFSAEVEGPRIEEARSEWEIYVDLAARVNPEKKHLMHFSSAAEIRAEIAQANPNYDGIQHLKNRGDVFQWGGAWLCEGGICPTPDGRANLIPIEIPDLNKPEGHFYVTTRRGKQFNSMIYSKKDPFNNADRYDILINAEDAKELRIAEGENIVVYNKYGTFQGRAKFEDTRRGNIQVHWPEGNVLIPKGVYETYAGIPEYNTAVKIEKADTFHANKDLKYVEREVEDLEVNVG; from the coding sequence ATGGGCAAGACCAAGCATGGAGGACCAATTAAGCTGGATACTTCGTGGAAGCCTTCCTTATGGGCTTCACTGATGCCGATGGGACTCGGAAAAATCAAGCCTCATCACATTCGCGATACGATGAAGGTGGCCTATGACAATCGCGATAATTTGGGGTATGCCTATCGTATTTTGACCCAAGGGGTATGCGATGGCTGCGCTCTCGGTGTATCCGGTCTCTACGATCAGACATTGACTGGTCCGCATTTGTGCACCACGAGATTAAACGTACTGCGTCTCAATACCATGCCTGCCATGGATGCCAAATGGTTTGAAGACGTAAATGCGCTGCGCAAGCTGTCCAGCGAAGAACTGCGCAAGCTGGGAAGAATTCCGTATCCGCTTTCAAGAAAGCCAGGCGAAAACAAGTTCACCCGCATTAGCTGGGATGAAGCGTTAAACCGCATCGCGAGAAAAATCAAAAACATCAGCCCGAAACAGCTGGCCTTTTTCTTGACCGCTCGTGGAATTACCAACGAGGTATACTACACGGCAGCTAAAATGGCTCGTTTCCTCGGAACCAACAACATCGACAACGCCTCACGTATTTGCCACTCGCCGAGTAAGACAGCATTGAAGCGTTCGGTTGGGATTGGTGCATCGAGCTGTAACTATCAGGATTGGATCGGTACCGATGTGCTCGTATTCTGGGGCTCTGTACCAGGTAACAACCAGCCTGTATCGACGAAATACATGTATGCAGCGAAAAAAGCAGGAACGAAAATCATCCTGATCAACCCGTACAGAGAGCCAGCGATGGAAAAGTACTGGATCCCATCTGTACCGGATAGTGCTTTGTTCGGAACGAAGATTGCAGACGATTTCTATCAAGTGAACATTGGCGGCGACATCGCATTCATGAACGGCGTGATGAAGATTTGGTTCGAGATGGAGGAAGCCAAACCAGGTTCTGCGATTAATCATGAATTCATCAAGGAGCACGCGAACGGAATCGAGGAGCTGCGTAAGCATGTGATGAATGAATCGTGGGAGAAGATCGAGGAATCCTCCGGTCTTAGCCGCGAGCGTATCAAGGAATTCGCGGAATTGCTCGCCCACTCCAAAAATGGTGTATTCGTATGGAGCATGGGTCTGACCCAGCACAAATTCGGTACGGACAATATTTCTCAAGTAGCCAATCTGGCCATCCTTCGTGGATTCTTGGGTCGCAAGCACACTGGTCTTATGCCAATTCGCGGACACTCTGGCGTACAAGGCTCTGGTGAAATGGGTGCCGATCCGTTCAGCTTGCCAGGTGGAGATTTTGAAGAAAAATCCTGGAACCGGATCGAAAAGCTCTGGAACTTCCCCATCCCGAAATGGCAAGGAGATATCGTCGGTATTTCTTTGGAAAATGCAGTGTTGCCAGATGGACATGAACGCAAGACCAGATTGTTCTATACGAGTGGCGGCAACTTCCTGGAGACGATGCCAGATCCGGACTTCATGCAAAAATGCTTGGAGAGCATAGAAGTTCGTGTACATCAGGACATCATTTTCAATACATCTACGTTGGTGGATGCGAAGGAAGAAGTCATCGTACTGCCAGCAATGACTCGCTACGAGCAGCCGGGTGGCGGTACTTCGACAAGTACAGAGCGTATGGTTTACTTCAGTGCCGAAGTGGAAGGGCCACGAATTGAAGAAGCACGTTCGGAATGGGAGATTTACGTAGATCTGGCGGCACGGGTAAATCCAGAGAAAAAGCATCTGATGCACTTCTCAAGCGCAGCTGAAATTCGCGCAGAGATTGCCCAGGCAAATCCGAACTACGATGGGATCCAGCATCTGAAAAACCGTGGAGATGTTTTCCAATGGGGCGGTGCATGGTTGTGCGAAGGCGGCATATGCCCGACACCGGATGGCCGAGCGAATCTGATTCCGATTGAGATTCCGGATTTGAACAAGCCAGAGGGACACTTCTATGTAACGACTCGTCGCGGTAAGCAGTTCAACTCGATGATTTATAGCAAGAAAGACCCGTTCAACAATGCGGACCGTTATGATATCCTGATCAATGCAGAGGATGCAAAAGAACTGCGCATTGCAGAAGGCGAAAATATCGTCGTTTACAATAAATATGGAACGTTCCAAGGACGTGCCAAATTCGAGGACACCAGACGCGGAAATATTCAAGTACACTGGCCGGAAGGGAACGTACTCATTCCGAAGGGTGTATACGAGACATACGCAGGTATTCCCGAATACAATACAGCCGTGAAGATTGAAAAAGCGGACACTTTCCACGCCAATAAAGATTTGAAATACGTGGAGAGAGAAGTAGAAGATTTGGAAGTAAACGTCGGCTGA
- a CDS encoding DUF2294 domain-containing protein: MVRAFRKRHMGKGPSKISTTFCKNWAICEMEGNLSPVEKFIATSEDGKQTLRAARTEMVKEIYRKHQPVDMEAFLGAKLVDLFVDIDIERDFGMSIFVFDQDIEKKMKNKP; this comes from the coding sequence TTGGTCAGGGCTTTCCGAAAGCGCCATATGGGAAAGGGACCGAGCAAGATCAGCACCACGTTCTGCAAGAACTGGGCGATCTGCGAGATGGAAGGCAACCTTTCTCCGGTGGAAAAGTTCATCGCCACTTCGGAAGACGGAAAGCAGACATTACGAGCTGCCCGAACCGAAATGGTCAAAGAGATCTATCGGAAACACCAGCCAGTTGACATGGAAGCGTTTCTTGGAGCAAAGCTCGTTGATCTATTCGTCGATATTGACATTGAACGGGATTTTGGAATGTCGATCTTTGTATTTGATCAAGACATTGAAAAGAAAATGAAAAACAAACCGTAA
- a CDS encoding RNA-guided endonuclease TnpB family protein, translated as MRIIEKSEKWYAQISVEVPTSVTINQNVMGRKHQQRRRKLGKLKKTSAIRKLGNKEQRWMKDQNHKISRQIVNTAIQEGVTIIKLERLENIRKTARTSRKNAKNLHSWTFYQLQQFISYKANLAGIQVVEVNPAYTSQSCHACRERNKAKDRMYECSCGFHAHRDRVGAINIMHQPVADGNSLSA; from the coding sequence ATGCGTATCATTGAAAAGTCAGAGAAATGGTACGCTCAAATTTCCGTAGAAGTGCCTACAAGCGTAACAATCAACCAAAACGTCATGGGTAGAAAGCACCAACAGCGTAGACGCAAATTAGGTAAACTCAAAAAAACGTCTGCCATTCGGAAGCTAGGCAATAAAGAGCAACGTTGGATGAAAGATCAAAACCACAAGATCAGTCGTCAAATTGTCAATACAGCTATTCAGGAAGGTGTGACAATCATCAAGCTTGAACGACTAGAGAATATTCGCAAGACGGCAAGAACAAGCCGTAAAAACGCAAAGAACCTGCATAGTTGGACTTTCTATCAACTTCAACAATTTATCTCCTACAAAGCAAATCTTGCTGGCATACAAGTCGTGGAGGTCAATCCCGCCTACACTTCTCAATCTTGTCATGCCTGTAGAGAGAGGAACAAAGCGAAAGACAGAATGTACGAATGTTCATGTGGATTCCATGCGCATCGTGATCGGGTTGGAGCCATCAATATTATGCACCAACCTGTGGCAGATGGTAATAGTCTGTCAGCCTAA
- the fdhD gene encoding formate dehydrogenase accessory sulfurtransferase FdhD yields the protein MSELTITTRLPVLKISADQHGWEDDEIVTEYPLTIFLNDEEFATIVCTPADLEEMVIGFLAAEGVIKSYSEIKQLTINEAHGFAYVDLHKETILSQSFYSKRRITSCCGKSRQSFYFFSDARTAKPVESTTTVTPAQCMHLMKELQASSEIHRQTGGVHNAALCTPDEVLLQFSDIGRHNALDKIYGKCLRDNISTTDKILVFSGRISSEVLLKAAKIGAGIILSKSAPTDLALQLADELKLTAVGFIRNDKMNVYTQAGRILLP from the coding sequence ATGTCCGAACTAACCATCACCACCCGTTTGCCTGTATTGAAAATTTCGGCTGACCAACATGGCTGGGAAGACGACGAAATCGTTACCGAGTATCCCCTCACGATATTCCTCAATGATGAGGAATTCGCAACAATCGTATGTACTCCGGCCGACCTCGAAGAAATGGTCATCGGTTTTCTCGCAGCCGAGGGCGTCATCAAGAGCTACTCAGAAATCAAGCAGCTTACGATTAATGAGGCCCATGGGTTTGCTTATGTTGATTTGCATAAAGAAACGATTTTGTCGCAGAGCTTTTACTCCAAACGCAGAATTACTTCCTGCTGTGGAAAAAGTAGACAATCCTTTTACTTTTTTAGCGATGCGCGCACAGCAAAGCCTGTTGAAAGCACAACAACTGTCACCCCTGCCCAATGCATGCACCTGATGAAGGAATTGCAAGCGTCGTCTGAGATCCACCGCCAAACAGGTGGCGTCCACAATGCAGCCCTTTGTACACCTGATGAAGTTTTGCTTCAGTTCTCCGATATCGGGCGTCATAATGCGCTCGACAAGATCTATGGGAAATGCTTGCGAGATAACATTTCCACCACGGACAAAATTCTTGTCTTCAGCGGACGCATCTCGTCTGAGGTGCTGCTCAAGGCTGCCAAGATTGGTGCTGGCATCATTTTGTCCAAGTCCGCTCCAACTGATCTCGCCCTGCAATTGGCAGATGAGCTGAAGCTCACCGCAGTCGGTTTTATCCGCAATGACAAAATGAACGTGTATACACAAGCGGGGAGAATCCTCCTACCTTAA
- the mobA gene encoding molybdenum cofactor guanylyltransferase yields the protein MQQLRIGAVILAGGKSSRMGSPKQKLPWRDGTFLTELIKEVQAVGLSCFIVANDFSDTQVIQKEQIDEQPVTITPDLVPSCGPVSGLVTAFRVSSEDALLVLSCDLPFMDRRQIAKLIEYARKRNDWDVIVAQSEGRIHPLCAVYHRRTQANWEQALLHGQRKLMRTLDELRVVPLPDEWLDPWAVFNVNTPEEYDRAKIEEKRRKTGHA from the coding sequence ATGCAGCAGCTACGTATCGGTGCGGTTATTTTAGCGGGCGGAAAAAGCAGCAGAATGGGCTCGCCCAAGCAAAAATTACCGTGGAGGGACGGAACCTTTTTAACAGAGCTCATAAAGGAAGTACAGGCGGTTGGCTTGTCTTGTTTCATTGTAGCGAACGATTTTTCGGACACTCAAGTAATACAAAAGGAACAAATTGATGAACAGCCCGTCACAATAACACCTGATCTGGTACCATCCTGCGGTCCTGTAAGTGGGCTGGTTACTGCCTTTCGCGTAAGTTCCGAGGATGCTTTGCTGGTGCTATCCTGTGACCTACCTTTTATGGATCGTAGGCAAATTGCCAAACTGATTGAATATGCGAGAAAGAGAAACGATTGGGATGTAATTGTCGCCCAATCAGAGGGACGAATCCATCCATTATGCGCAGTGTACCATCGGAGAACACAGGCTAACTGGGAGCAGGCGCTGTTGCATGGACAGCGAAAACTGATGCGGACTTTAGATGAGTTGCGCGTGGTACCCTTGCCTGATGAATGGTTGGACCCTTGGGCTGTTTTTAATGTCAACACGCCTGAAGAGTACGACCGGGCAAAAATTGAAGAAAAACGCAGAAAGACAGGACATGCTTGA
- a CDS encoding Dps family protein has protein sequence MENTLYSVLNKQVANWTVLYTKLHNFHWNVKGPHFFTLHTKFEELYNEAAANLDALAERVLSIGGKPVATLAACLNTASITEAEGNETAEQMVETIARDFSILVDELKLAMETADQADDEATADMLLGIRSSLEKHVWMLKSFLQ, from the coding sequence ATGGAAAACACACTCTATAGCGTTCTAAATAAACAAGTGGCCAACTGGACAGTCCTCTATACGAAACTACACAATTTTCACTGGAATGTAAAAGGACCGCACTTCTTTACACTTCACACAAAATTTGAGGAATTGTACAACGAAGCAGCAGCGAATCTCGATGCCCTCGCTGAACGTGTCCTCTCCATCGGTGGAAAGCCTGTAGCAACTTTGGCTGCATGTCTGAACACTGCAAGCATCACCGAAGCAGAAGGAAATGAAACAGCAGAGCAAATGGTAGAAACGATCGCGAGAGACTTCTCCATTCTCGTAGACGAACTGAAGCTGGCTATGGAAACGGCAGACCAAGCCGACGATGAAGCGACAGCCGATATGCTGTTGGGAATCCGTAGCAGCCTGGAAAAACACGTTTGGATGCTCAAGTCCTTCTTACAATAA
- a CDS encoding dicarboxylate/amino acid:cation symporter yields MKQLGLLPKILIAIVLGIGIGSISPIWVVEGLATFSGLFGNFLGFAIPLIIIGFIAPGIGELGKGAGRLLGVTTGVAYLSTILAGVLAYLVSTSIFPHILEIGGLVNQYANPEKALVKPFFTVDMPPIVGVMTALLLAFTLGLGATVIKGNALQNVMVDLRDIVEKLIASVIIPLLPLHILSVFSNLTYGGQVTMILSVFVKVFVMIIVLHLFYLFVQYLVAGQMGRKNPFTLLKNMLPAYFTAIGTQSSAATIPVTLNQTKKNGVSEKIADFVVPLCATIHLSGSTITLVSCSMAVMMLNGMTASFETMFPFILMLGVTMIAAPGVPGGAVMAALGLMESMLGFTTTLTSLMIALYIAQDSFGTACNVTGDGAIAVITDRLSEEKAA; encoded by the coding sequence ATGAAACAGCTAGGTTTACTACCCAAAATCCTGATCGCCATTGTCCTTGGGATCGGGATTGGCTCCATTTCGCCGATTTGGGTTGTGGAAGGATTGGCTACATTTAGTGGCCTGTTTGGAAATTTCCTCGGATTTGCGATTCCGTTGATTATCATTGGATTTATCGCGCCAGGCATCGGTGAGCTGGGCAAAGGGGCAGGGCGTCTGCTTGGAGTAACCACAGGGGTTGCTTACTTGTCTACGATCCTTGCAGGAGTGCTTGCTTATTTGGTCAGTACGAGTATTTTCCCACACATTCTTGAGATAGGTGGACTGGTGAATCAGTATGCCAACCCGGAGAAAGCACTAGTGAAGCCATTCTTTACCGTGGACATGCCGCCGATTGTAGGTGTGATGACAGCATTACTGCTCGCCTTCACCCTTGGTCTTGGAGCGACTGTCATCAAAGGAAACGCTCTGCAAAATGTGATGGTAGACTTGAGAGATATCGTCGAGAAGCTCATCGCTTCCGTCATTATCCCGTTGCTTCCCTTACATATTCTATCTGTATTTTCCAATCTGACCTATGGTGGACAAGTCACCATGATTTTGTCCGTATTCGTGAAAGTTTTCGTCATGATTATTGTCTTGCATCTATTCTATCTGTTCGTGCAGTACTTGGTAGCGGGACAGATGGGACGAAAAAACCCATTCACGCTGTTGAAAAATATGCTTCCCGCTTACTTCACAGCGATTGGAACACAATCATCTGCGGCCACCATTCCTGTGACACTGAACCAGACTAAGAAAAACGGTGTGAGCGAAAAAATCGCGGACTTCGTCGTTCCACTCTGTGCGACGATCCATCTTTCTGGAAGCACGATTACGCTCGTTAGCTGCTCCATGGCAGTCATGATGCTCAATGGCATGACAGCATCTTTTGAGACCATGTTTCCGTTCATTCTGATGCTTGGGGTAACGATGATCGCCGCACCAGGTGTGCCGGGGGGAGCAGTCATGGCGGCACTCGGATTGATGGAGTCTATGCTCGGATTTACGACCACGTTGACTTCGTTGATGATTGCTCTGTACATCGCGCAGGATAGCTTCGGTACCGCTTGTAACGTAACGGGTGATGGTGCGATTGCTGTTATTACGGATCGATTGAGTGAAGAGAAGGCAGCTTGA
- a CDS encoding homoserine kinase, with protein MHLPVVYSTICEKALQKVLQEAYPTEQIQSVHYMLRGMNDTYLVNTIDQKRIFRLYRSDWRTEEAAVAFEMELLLHLNRQGVSVSVPIADGSGKHVLRLQAAEGNRFGALFTFACGKEQEIDTEERSARFGRVVAELHVKAEGFTTQQAREVWDAKTLIHRPLAIIEPRLQHRKEDFHFLQQMAIELEAKLNEHILAGLDWGICHGDLQGNFNTNFCADNTYTHFDFDLCGYGWRAYDLAAFKLSRILIEEDDELVEELWNAFLKGYTEVRPLSENDQAAVSLMTGIRQLWLMGLCMHDPHIMGSSDSDDAFVNEKMEFFKKYFA; from the coding sequence ATGCATTTACCCGTCGTCTACTCAACCATCTGTGAAAAAGCATTACAAAAAGTACTTCAGGAAGCATATCCAACCGAACAAATACAATCCGTTCACTATATGCTTCGAGGCATGAACGATACGTACCTCGTGAATACGATCGATCAAAAGCGAATTTTCAGGCTGTATCGAAGTGATTGGCGAACAGAGGAAGCAGCAGTCGCGTTCGAGATGGAGCTGTTGCTCCATTTGAACAGACAAGGAGTATCTGTATCTGTGCCAATTGCGGATGGCTCAGGAAAGCATGTCTTGAGACTGCAAGCAGCAGAGGGCAATCGCTTTGGGGCGCTGTTCACGTTTGCCTGTGGCAAGGAGCAGGAGATCGATACTGAGGAACGGAGCGCACGATTTGGCAGAGTGGTCGCCGAGCTGCATGTCAAAGCAGAAGGCTTTACTACACAGCAAGCTCGCGAGGTGTGGGACGCCAAGACGCTGATTCATCGCCCGTTAGCCATCATCGAGCCACGTTTGCAGCATCGGAAGGAAGATTTTCACTTTCTCCAACAGATGGCGATTGAGCTGGAAGCCAAGCTGAACGAGCATATCCTTGCCGGACTCGACTGGGGGATTTGCCACGGAGACCTTCAAGGAAATTTTAATACGAACTTTTGCGCGGATAACACCTATACCCACTTTGATTTCGACTTGTGCGGATATGGTTGGCGAGCGTATGATCTGGCTGCTTTCAAGCTGAGCCGAATATTGATCGAGGAAGATGACGAACTGGTGGAGGAGCTCTGGAATGCTTTCCTAAAAGGATATACTGAGGTTCGTCCCTTATCTGAAAACGATCAGGCTGCGGTGTCGCTCATGACAGGCATTCGCCAATTGTGGCTAATGGGCCTATGTATGCATGATCCTCATATTATGGGTAGCAGCGACTCGGATGACGCTTTCGTGAATGAGAAGATGGAATTTTTCAAGAAATATTTCGCGTGA
- a CDS encoding BhlA/UviB family holin-like peptide, translated as MEDQVTTVLLQQGPFAALFVWLLFYIMKANREREGRLQDLLDKYSDKYDLILEELREIKGKVRK; from the coding sequence ATGGAAGATCAAGTAACAACCGTATTACTTCAGCAAGGGCCGTTTGCTGCTTTGTTTGTCTGGTTGTTGTTTTATATTATGAAGGCAAATCGCGAGCGCGAGGGGCGTTTGCAGGACTTGCTGGACAAATACAGCGACAAATACGATCTGATCCTTGAGGAATTGCGAGAGATCAAGGGAAAAGTGAGGAAATAA
- a CDS encoding helix-turn-helix domain-containing protein, whose product MLSQRLRTARKTKSLTQEELAEHVCTTKGTISNYENNHSTPPNDMLRQLADVLDVTTDWLLGRTDEVTAYILPATGETNQRSLDELLQEKIDDPDDYYFLDGYLDASEEEKKEIRRYWYDLRKQFKVRKVREERPPSLFDITEDIKKK is encoded by the coding sequence ATGCTATCTCAACGCTTACGTACAGCTCGTAAGACAAAAAGTCTAACCCAGGAAGAGTTGGCAGAGCATGTCTGCACGACAAAGGGGACGATCAGTAACTACGAAAACAACCACAGCACACCACCGAATGACATGCTGCGGCAATTGGCTGATGTGCTGGACGTCACCACCGATTGGTTGTTGGGTCGCACAGATGAAGTCACGGCCTATATTCTCCCAGCAACAGGAGAGACAAATCAACGTTCGTTGGACGAGCTCTTGCAGGAAAAGATCGATGACCCGGACGACTACTATTTCCTAGACGGGTATCTAGACGCTTCAGAAGAAGAGAAAAAAGAAATTCGCCGCTACTGGTACGACTTGAGGAAACAGTTCAAAGTCCGTAAAGTACGCGAGGAACGACCTCCTTCTTTGTTTGATATCACGGAAGACATCAAAAAAAAATAA
- a CDS encoding ImmA/IrrE family metallo-endopeptidase, whose product MLHSLLQEICEPQTWLESRVYLLLQHHGIDSPEQIDLHLLCETYGIEIHRICGRSRAHAHPFLPGRYVIAVDERLDPATQRVKIAHELGHLLLHEGIQPQSTGWMIDWQESQANHFAEHLLLPIYMMSPLLADCSRYNAPAILAQRFQVPIPLARARFERILSRLYAKGFPVYE is encoded by the coding sequence ATGCTTCACTCCCTTTTGCAAGAAATCTGTGAACCGCAAACATGGCTCGAGAGTCGCGTGTACTTGTTGCTTCAGCATCACGGCATCGATTCGCCCGAACAAATCGATTTGCATCTGTTGTGCGAGACGTACGGTATCGAGATCCATCGTATTTGCGGTAGGAGTCGTGCACACGCGCATCCCTTTTTGCCGGGACGTTATGTCATTGCGGTGGACGAGCGACTCGATCCGGCTACGCAGCGGGTGAAAATCGCGCATGAACTCGGACATTTGCTCCTTCATGAAGGCATTCAGCCCCAGAGCACCGGATGGATGATTGACTGGCAAGAATCGCAGGCGAATCATTTTGCCGAGCATTTGCTGCTTCCCATTTACATGATGAGTCCCCTTCTGGCCGATTGTTCGCGATACAACGCACCGGCTATATTGGCTCAGCGCTTTCAGGTGCCCATACCCCTTGCTCGTGCCCGCTTTGAGCGCATACTGAGCCGTCTATACGCCAAAGGCTTTCCCGTCTATGAGTAA